The following coding sequences are from one Candidatus Binataceae bacterium window:
- a CDS encoding MFS transporter yields the protein MLEGQRNAAGGAPVARTPANGTLGEVTRRYYSMWLGYSFAGGFLYGVYPLFLRSRGLDQFQINSVLAVYFVVMFLTDVPTGAFADAMGRRRSFVLGCALRVAAFLLYFCAHRYAAFLLAESIDGVGTTFCNGAIDAWGVDALDAAGFVGLKDRLFSRISQLTNLGFVGSAIIGAYVADIDIAYPWLLGAAGYLFAGMAAASLMRGERERSAGVNLRALPGLVALRVMLGLRRGFRSRPVLLLSSASALTFAAWAPYWLEWPQLFNDRYGVGIWIVGWLYALFTLARMAGAEAVVRFGVTASKRGARLVGLTLVAGALLFGGGALAGRPNLALVSLLVMNLCAGAMQPLGQTWFNEQIDSEERATLLSFSSTFGTLGGSLGLLVGGRVADAYGIPAAWKLGALILLAAAPCYWAVRRASAGVAIVPAAS from the coding sequence ATGTTGGAGGGACAGAGAAACGCCGCGGGCGGCGCGCCCGTCGCCCGCACGCCTGCCAACGGCACCCTTGGCGAGGTCACGCGCCGCTACTACTCGATGTGGCTGGGCTATTCGTTCGCCGGCGGCTTCCTCTACGGCGTCTATCCGCTCTTCCTGCGCTCGCGCGGGTTGGACCAGTTCCAGATCAACAGCGTGTTGGCGGTGTACTTCGTCGTGATGTTCCTGACCGACGTGCCGACCGGCGCGTTCGCCGACGCGATGGGGCGGCGGCGCTCGTTCGTTCTCGGATGCGCGTTGCGCGTCGCCGCCTTCCTCCTGTACTTCTGCGCCCATCGCTACGCCGCCTTCCTGCTGGCCGAATCGATCGACGGCGTGGGAACGACTTTCTGCAACGGCGCAATCGACGCCTGGGGGGTTGACGCGCTCGATGCCGCGGGCTTCGTCGGTCTCAAGGACCGCCTGTTCTCGCGCATCTCGCAACTGACCAATCTCGGCTTCGTCGGCTCGGCGATAATCGGCGCCTACGTCGCCGACATCGACATCGCCTATCCGTGGCTGCTCGGTGCGGCGGGCTACCTGTTCGCGGGGATGGCGGCGGCGTCCCTGATGCGCGGGGAGCGGGAACGGTCGGCTGGGGTCAATCTGCGGGCGCTGCCCGGGCTGGTGGCGTTGCGCGTGATGCTCGGATTGCGCCGCGGCTTCCGCAGCCGCCCGGTGCTGCTGCTGAGCAGCGCGAGCGCGCTGACCTTCGCCGCGTGGGCGCCGTACTGGTTGGAGTGGCCGCAGCTCTTCAACGACCGCTACGGGGTGGGTATTTGGATCGTCGGCTGGCTGTACGCGTTGTTCACGCTGGCGCGGATGGCCGGCGCGGAGGCGGTGGTGCGCTTCGGCGTAACGGCGAGCAAGCGCGGCGCACGGCTGGTCGGCTTGACGCTGGTTGCCGGCGCGCTGCTCTTTGGCGGCGGCGCGCTTGCCGGCCGGCCCAACCTCGCACTGGTGAGCCTGCTGGTGATGAACCTGTGCGCTGGGGCGATGCAGCCGCTTGGCCAGACCTGGTTCAACGAGCAGATCGATTCCGAGGAGCGGGCTACGCTGCTGAGCTTCAGCAGCACCTTTGGCACACTCGGCGGCTCGCTCGGCCTGCTGGTGGGCGGGCGGGTTGCCGACGCGTACGGAATTCCAGCGGCGTGGAAGCTGGGCGCGCTCATCCTGCTCGCCGCGGCGCCGTGCTACTGGGCGGTCCGCCGGGCAAGCGCGGGTGTCGCGATCGTTCCAGCGGCATCGTAA
- the alaC gene encoding alanine transaminase translates to MDFPRIKRLPPYVFNAIGELCLKARRAGEDIIDFGMGNPDEPTPAHIVAKLVEAATKPPNHRYSVSRGVYKLRLAITDWYRRRYGVELDPDSEAIVTIGSKEGIAHLMLAVLDQGDVVLAPTPTYPIHQYGCVIAGAQVQGVPISQGADFFDAMIETLNRCWPRPKLLVMNFPHNPTTATVDLAFMKRVVEFAREHGIMVVHDFAYADLCFDGYRAPSMMQVAGAREVGVEFFTLSKSYNMPGWRVGFAVGNREMIAALARLKSYFDYGMFAPVQVAAIAALNGPQECVGEIASTYRRRRDVLVDGLNRAGWPVEKPRATMFVWAPIPEPLRQMGSLDFAKFLLAEAKVAVSPGVGFGADGDGFVRFALIENEHRTRQALRGIRHALRLAMRGTRPRVAAAGS, encoded by the coding sequence ATGGACTTCCCCAGGATAAAGCGGCTCCCCCCTTACGTGTTCAACGCGATCGGCGAGCTCTGCCTCAAGGCGCGGCGCGCCGGCGAGGACATCATCGACTTCGGCATGGGCAACCCCGACGAGCCCACGCCGGCGCACATCGTCGCCAAGCTGGTCGAGGCCGCGACCAAGCCGCCCAACCATCGCTACTCGGTCTCGCGCGGGGTGTACAAGCTGCGCCTGGCGATCACCGACTGGTACCGCCGCCGCTACGGCGTCGAGCTCGACCCCGACAGCGAGGCGATTGTGACGATCGGCTCCAAGGAGGGAATCGCGCACCTGATGCTCGCGGTGCTCGACCAGGGCGACGTCGTGCTGGCGCCCACGCCGACCTATCCGATCCATCAGTACGGATGCGTGATCGCGGGCGCCCAGGTGCAGGGGGTGCCGATAAGCCAGGGCGCCGATTTCTTCGACGCCATGATCGAGACGCTCAACCGCTGCTGGCCGCGGCCCAAGCTTTTGGTGATGAACTTCCCGCACAACCCGACCACGGCGACGGTCGATCTCGCCTTCATGAAGCGGGTGGTCGAGTTCGCGCGCGAGCACGGGATCATGGTGGTGCACGACTTCGCCTACGCTGACCTGTGCTTCGACGGCTACCGGGCGCCGTCGATGATGCAGGTGGCGGGGGCGCGTGAGGTCGGGGTCGAGTTCTTCACGCTCTCCAAGAGCTACAACATGCCGGGATGGCGGGTCGGTTTCGCGGTCGGCAATCGCGAGATGATCGCGGCGCTGGCGCGGCTGAAGTCGTATTTTGACTACGGGATGTTCGCGCCGGTGCAGGTCGCGGCGATCGCCGCGCTCAACGGGCCCCAGGAGTGTGTCGGCGAGATCGCCAGCACCTACCGCCGGCGGCGCGACGTCCTGGTGGACGGGCTCAACCGCGCCGGATGGCCGGTTGAGAAGCCGCGCGCCACGATGTTCGTATGGGCGCCGATTCCCGAGCCGCTGCGTCAGATGGGCTCGCTCGACTTCGCCAAGTTCCTGCTTGCCGAAGCCAAGGTCGCGGTATCGCCGGGCGTCGGCTTTGGCGCCGACGGCGACGGCTTCGTGCGCTTCGCGCTGATCGAGAACGAACATCGCACGCGCCAGGCGCTCCGCGGCATCCGCCACGCGCTGCGCCTTGCGATGCGCGGGACGCGTCCGCGCGTTGCGGCGGCGGGCTCCTGA
- a CDS encoding MFS transporter, which yields MTRIPWLKLLLLWLSGISLRLTLLAIPPLLPLIHRDLPLDETAVAALLGLPVLLLASAATAGSMLISRFDARRAVIVGTALVGASSALRGVGPSLAMLFGMTLLMGASIAVVQPALPALVYHWTPAHVGLATAVYTNGLLVGELVGAGATTQAIVPLAGNWRAALAVWGVFPIIVAAMLWLLTPRLGAVDEQGERTQWWPDFRHGLTWRLGFIQAGSSVIYYGANAFFPDYLHSVGATHLIASSLVWLNGAQFPASIIVALFPERFVGRTVPIQTMAVVTAAGLGVFFIPHDWARIAGAALLGFSSAMCFVLNLVFPPLLAERPADVHRVSAGMFTIGYGMAFLMPLIGGAAWDRTGVAAFSLAPAIIGSLCLLLAPWGLELRGPQALTRAGGQST from the coding sequence ATGACGCGAATTCCCTGGCTCAAGCTGCTCCTGCTCTGGCTCTCGGGCATCAGCTTGCGCCTGACGCTGCTCGCCATCCCGCCGCTCCTCCCGCTCATCCATCGCGACCTCCCGCTCGACGAAACCGCGGTTGCCGCACTGCTCGGACTGCCAGTGCTGCTGCTCGCAAGCGCAGCGACGGCGGGCTCGATGCTGATTTCGCGCTTCGACGCGCGCCGCGCGGTGATCGTCGGCACCGCGCTGGTCGGTGCGAGCTCGGCGCTGCGCGGCGTGGGACCGTCGCTTGCGATGCTGTTCGGGATGACGCTGCTGATGGGCGCCAGTATCGCGGTGGTGCAGCCTGCGCTGCCGGCGCTGGTTTACCATTGGACACCCGCCCACGTCGGACTGGCCACTGCGGTTTACACCAACGGATTGCTCGTCGGCGAACTGGTCGGCGCGGGCGCGACGACGCAGGCAATCGTGCCGCTTGCCGGGAACTGGCGCGCCGCGCTGGCGGTGTGGGGAGTGTTTCCGATCATCGTGGCGGCGATGCTCTGGCTGCTGACGCCGCGGTTGGGCGCGGTGGACGAGCAGGGCGAACGGACGCAATGGTGGCCCGACTTCAGGCACGGCCTGACCTGGCGGCTGGGTTTCATCCAAGCCGGCAGCTCGGTCATCTACTACGGCGCCAACGCGTTCTTTCCTGATTACCTGCACAGCGTGGGGGCCACCCATCTGATCGCGTCGTCGCTTGTCTGGCTTAACGGCGCGCAGTTTCCCGCCTCGATTATCGTGGCGCTGTTTCCGGAGCGATTCGTCGGACGGACGGTGCCGATTCAAACGATGGCGGTGGTCACCGCGGCCGGGCTGGGCGTGTTCTTTATCCCGCACGATTGGGCGCGCATCGCTGGGGCGGCGCTCCTCGGCTTTTCGTCCGCCATGTGCTTCGTGCTCAACCTGGTCTTTCCGCCGCTGCTGGCCGAGCGCCCGGCCGACGTCCATCGGGTCTCGGCCGGGATGTTCACGATCGGTTACGGGATGGCGTTTCTGATGCCGCTGATCGGCGGCGCGGCGTGGGACCGCACAGGAGTCGCGGCGTTCTCGCTGGCGCCGGCCATTATCGGCTCGCTCTGCCTGCTGCTCGCGCCGTGGGGCCTTGAGCTTCGCGGACCGCAGGCGCTGACCAGGGCCGGCGGGCAGTCAACCTGA
- a CDS encoding cofactor-independent phosphoglycerate mutase — translation MKYVIIHGDGMADWPCDELDGRTPLEAANKPNMDLIASRGELGLVATIPAGMPPGSDVGTMTMLGYDAARYHTGRAPIEAASQGIQLAPDDAVFRMNLVSLKPGAEGAPVMEDFTAGHISSEEAAAIVADLQAALGRDGVEFHNGVSYRHLMVWHGGPVTTRLTPPHDITGKPAAPYLPAGEGAERLRAIMEGAAAILREHPVNRARLSAGKPAASSVWFWGQGRRPAVPTLKTRFGVEGSVISAVDLVNGLGRLAGLEVIKVPGATGFLDTDYAAKGRYGLESLKRRDFLLLHIEAPDEAGHMGRADLKRDAIERIDELIVGPMLRGLPALGDFRILLMPDHATPCKLKTHSNEPVPFAMLGGARTGRAPARRYTEAEAASTGVSVKDGHRLIESLFAAG, via the coding sequence ATGAAATACGTGATCATTCACGGCGATGGGATGGCCGACTGGCCGTGCGACGAGTTGGACGGACGCACGCCGCTTGAGGCCGCCAACAAGCCCAACATGGACCTCATCGCCAGCCGCGGCGAGCTCGGCCTGGTCGCGACCATCCCGGCCGGGATGCCGCCGGGCAGCGACGTCGGCACGATGACGATGCTCGGCTACGATGCCGCCCGCTATCATACCGGTCGCGCGCCGATCGAAGCCGCCAGCCAGGGCATCCAGCTCGCTCCCGACGACGCCGTCTTCAGGATGAACCTGGTGTCGCTCAAGCCCGGAGCCGAGGGCGCGCCGGTGATGGAAGACTTTACCGCCGGCCACATCAGCAGCGAGGAGGCGGCGGCGATCGTGGCTGACCTCCAGGCGGCACTTGGCCGCGACGGCGTCGAATTCCACAACGGCGTCAGCTACCGCCACCTGATGGTGTGGCACGGCGGCCCGGTCACAACGCGCCTGACCCCGCCCCACGACATCACGGGCAAGCCCGCCGCGCCCTATCTGCCCGCGGGCGAAGGCGCCGAGCGCTTGCGCGCGATCATGGAAGGCGCGGCGGCGATCCTTCGCGAGCATCCGGTGAACCGCGCTCGACTCAGCGCGGGCAAGCCCGCGGCAAGCTCGGTGTGGTTTTGGGGGCAGGGCAGACGCCCGGCCGTTCCGACGCTCAAGACGCGCTTCGGCGTCGAGGGTTCGGTGATCTCGGCGGTCGATCTGGTCAACGGGCTCGGGCGACTCGCAGGCCTTGAGGTAATCAAGGTGCCCGGTGCGACCGGCTTTCTCGATACCGACTATGCCGCCAAGGGACGCTACGGCCTGGAATCGCTCAAGCGGCGCGACTTCCTGCTCCTGCATATCGAAGCGCCCGACGAGGCCGGCCATATGGGCCGCGCCGATCTCAAGCGCGATGCGATTGAACGTATCGACGAGCTGATCGTCGGCCCGATGCTGCGCGGGCTGCCGGCGCTGGGCGATTTCCGCATCCTGCTGATGCCCGATCATGCAACCCCGTGCAAACTCAAGACGCACTCGAACGAGCCGGTGCCCTTTGCTATGCTCGGCGGCGCAAGGACCGGCCGCGCGCCCGCGCGGCGTTACACGGAGGCCGAGGCCGCAAGCACGGGAGTCTCCGTCAAGGACGGTCATCGGTTGATTGAGTCGCTGTTCGCGGCAGGCTGA
- a CDS encoding acyl-CoA dehydrogenase family protein → MSQRQTELVALARELAADFATRAEEHDRANSFPLENVRRMKETGYTALVVPERHGGLGADLVDFVLCQEALAQGCAPTALAINMHLFGIGSMVERLRGTPDEAVFLEMLGRGRAILGGGISEPETGGDWGYFATRARHDAAGYVLNGRKIFTSLAPVIDMFMVMATVEDSTPPTAATFVIARGTPGAEIVETWDALGMRATSSHDLVLKDVRVPETAKADERPVGPIDENGISLFAWFSLSIAAIYTGLATTAYRWTREFAGRFKPLVLPRPIKYLPGVQFAAAEAEALLAQSRALYLGVAREYAADRDGFKGERGLARVVLPKYVATNNAIRVVDQCMEIAGAHGFVKRNPLERYFRDVRAGVNHPLSNARARELIGKVALDIELAEIPRW, encoded by the coding sequence ATGTCTCAACGGCAGACGGAACTGGTCGCCCTCGCGCGCGAGTTGGCCGCGGATTTTGCCACCCGCGCGGAGGAGCACGACCGCGCCAATAGCTTTCCGCTCGAAAACGTCCGGCGCATGAAGGAGACCGGCTACACCGCGCTGGTCGTGCCCGAACGCCACGGCGGCCTGGGCGCCGACCTCGTCGATTTCGTGCTGTGCCAGGAAGCGCTGGCCCAGGGATGCGCGCCGACCGCACTCGCCATCAACATGCACCTCTTCGGCATCGGCAGCATGGTCGAACGGCTGCGCGGCACGCCCGACGAGGCGGTGTTCCTCGAGATGCTCGGGCGCGGGCGCGCGATCCTGGGCGGCGGAATCAGCGAGCCCGAAACCGGCGGCGACTGGGGCTACTTCGCCACCCGCGCGCGCCACGACGCGGCGGGCTATGTGCTCAACGGGCGCAAGATTTTCACCAGCCTCGCGCCGGTGATCGACATGTTCATGGTGATGGCGACGGTCGAGGACAGCACGCCGCCGACCGCGGCCACTTTCGTGATCGCGCGAGGCACGCCCGGCGCCGAGATCGTCGAGACGTGGGACGCGCTGGGGATGCGCGCGACGTCGAGCCACGACCTTGTTCTCAAGGACGTGCGGGTGCCGGAGACCGCCAAGGCGGATGAGCGCCCGGTGGGGCCGATCGATGAAAACGGAATCTCGCTGTTCGCCTGGTTCAGCCTATCGATCGCGGCGATCTACACGGGGCTGGCAACAACGGCCTACAGGTGGACGCGCGAGTTCGCCGGCCGCTTCAAGCCGCTGGTCCTGCCGCGCCCCATAAAGTATCTCCCCGGCGTGCAGTTCGCCGCCGCCGAGGCCGAGGCGCTGCTCGCGCAGTCGCGCGCGCTGTACCTCGGCGTGGCGCGCGAGTACGCCGCCGACCGCGACGGGTTCAAGGGCGAGCGGGGGCTCGCGCGCGTGGTGCTGCCCAAGTATGTGGCAACCAACAACGCGATTCGCGTGGTTGACCAGTGCATGGAGATCGCCGGGGCGCATGGCTTCGTCAAGCGCAACCCGCTCGAACGCTACTTTCGCGACGTGCGCGCTGGCGTGAACCATCCGCTCTCCAACGCCCGCGCGCGCGAGTTGATCGGCAAGGTCGCGCTCGACATCGAGCTCGCCGAGATTCCGCGCTGGTGA
- a CDS encoding inositol monophosphatase family protein — translation MAVQSEIEHVALAAARAAGRVHLRRLSRISVSRKSSSIDLVTEADREAEAAVIAIISRAFPDHAILAEESGANAQRSAQRWIIDPLDGTTNFAHGFPQFCVSIAYERRGRVELGVVFDALKRELFVAARGRGARLNGKRIRVSRTPALEFALLATGFPYDRRERRHFYLTFWEAFMMRTQGVRRTGSAALDLCYVACGRVDAFWEFGLHPWDVAAGALVVTEAGGRVTNADGSRLDLGGRQILASNGRLHRAMRATILKAWPEAERRLAEARPTP, via the coding sequence GTGGCCGTGCAAAGCGAGATCGAGCACGTGGCGCTGGCCGCCGCGCGCGCCGCCGGCCGCGTCCATCTGCGCCGGCTCAGCCGCATCAGCGTCAGCCGCAAGAGCAGTTCGATCGACCTGGTCACCGAAGCCGACCGCGAGGCCGAGGCCGCCGTGATCGCCATCATCAGCCGCGCCTTCCCGGACCATGCGATCCTCGCCGAAGAAAGCGGTGCCAACGCGCAGCGGAGCGCCCAGCGCTGGATAATTGATCCGCTCGACGGCACCACCAACTTCGCCCACGGGTTCCCGCAGTTCTGCGTGTCGATCGCCTACGAGCGGCGCGGACGCGTCGAGCTCGGCGTGGTGTTCGACGCGCTCAAGCGCGAGCTGTTCGTCGCCGCCCGCGGACGCGGCGCGCGGCTCAATGGCAAGCGCATCCGGGTCAGCCGGACGCCGGCGCTCGAATTCGCCCTGCTCGCGACCGGCTTCCCCTACGACCGGCGCGAGCGGCGTCACTTCTACCTGACCTTCTGGGAGGCCTTCATGATGCGCACGCAGGGGGTGCGGCGCACCGGCTCCGCGGCGCTCGACCTGTGCTACGTCGCCTGCGGGCGGGTGGACGCCTTCTGGGAATTCGGGCTCCATCCGTGGGACGTCGCCGCCGGCGCGCTTGTCGTGACCGAGGCGGGCGGGCGCGTGACCAACGCGGACGGCTCGCGCCTGGATCTGGGCGGACGCCAGATCCTCGCGAGCAACGGCCGGCTGCATCGCGCGATGCGCGCGACGATCCTCAAGGCGTGGCCGGAAGCCGAGCGGCGTCTGGCTGAGGCTCGCCCCACTCCCTAA
- a CDS encoding 2-hydroxyacid dehydrogenase, with amino-acid sequence MPSATVVVAGTGFTAVRQHLLEALPGVRFDMIDVATLRRDGAAADVLIPAMSRIDGELMDHIGGLRLIQQWGAGLEGVDIPAATARCIAVANVPSAGTGNAESVAEWCVMAAIAVSRRLPVAEQTLRGGKVWGGPMGRALLGRTAGIVGMGGIGRALAARLRPFGMRMVGIKRCPEQGLAERLGMEWIGGPERLPELLRLSDYLFLCVPLRDETRALIDEAALALLPPQACVVNAARGGLMSQAALLRALDRGRLVGAGLDVFEQEPLPSDSPLLGRPDVVATAHIAGVTDVSYRGIAERVAANVRRLLAGEPLENCVNAFALGSH; translated from the coding sequence ATGCCCTCAGCCACCGTCGTCGTTGCCGGAACCGGATTCACCGCCGTGCGTCAGCACCTGCTGGAAGCGTTGCCTGGCGTGCGCTTCGACATGATCGACGTGGCAACGCTGCGCCGCGACGGCGCCGCGGCCGACGTCCTGATCCCGGCCATGTCGCGCATCGACGGCGAGCTGATGGACCATATCGGCGGCCTGCGCCTGATCCAGCAGTGGGGCGCGGGGCTGGAGGGGGTGGATATCCCCGCCGCGACCGCGCGCTGCATCGCTGTCGCCAACGTGCCCAGCGCCGGCACCGGCAACGCCGAGTCGGTCGCCGAGTGGTGCGTGATGGCCGCGATTGCGGTCAGCCGCCGCCTCCCGGTCGCCGAGCAGACGCTTCGCGGGGGCAAGGTATGGGGCGGGCCGATGGGCCGTGCGCTGCTCGGGCGAACGGCGGGGATCGTGGGGATGGGCGGCATCGGACGGGCGCTGGCGGCACGGCTGAGGCCGTTCGGGATGCGGATGGTGGGGATAAAGCGTTGCCCGGAGCAGGGACTGGCCGAGCGGCTGGGGATGGAATGGATCGGCGGCCCGGAGCGGCTGCCCGAGCTGCTGCGGCTGAGCGATTACCTCTTCCTCTGCGTGCCGCTGCGCGACGAGACGCGCGCGCTGATCGACGAGGCCGCGCTCGCGCTGCTGCCGCCGCAGGCCTGTGTCGTCAACGCCGCGCGCGGCGGCCTGATGAGCCAGGCCGCGCTGCTGCGGGCGCTAGATCGGGGTCGGCTCGTCGGCGCCGGGCTCGACGTCTTCGAGCAGGAGCCGCTGCCCTCTGATTCCCCGCTACTCGGCCGGCCCGATGTCGTGGCGACCGCCCATATCGCCGGGGTCACCGACGTTTCATATCGCGGGATTGCCGAGCGCGTAGCGGCCAACGTCCGGCGCCTGCTCGCCGGCGAGCCGTTGGAGAACTGCGTCAACGCGTTCGCGCTCGGCAGCCACTAG
- a CDS encoding homoserine dehydrogenase: MRIALLGCGTVGEGVVRLLRRNAAMLARKLGAPLELAGVADRSLRPIPSLGLTAKLITRDPAALVVRPDIDIVVELFGGIEPARSLLLTALAAGKDVVTANKALLAEHGEPIFAAASRAGMAVGFEASVGGGVPIIRTLREALAGDRQRAVYGIVNGTCNSILTTMTERGTEFSEALAEAQRMGLAEANPALDIDGHDAAHKLCLLVTLAFGALLKPAQVYTEGISRVTQADIAYARELGYTIKLLAIARDDNGAVEARVHPTMIPTRHLLASVGGAFNAIYIHGEALGPTMYVGLGAGQMPTATAVMADVLEIARARIAGAGARGHALGYPMGAVTRARVKPMDDVLCEYYLRFQARDKPGVLGTIASVLGRNGISIASVIQQGRKVESTVPVIMRTHEARERNLKRALARIARLHTVSGAPAFIRIEERL; encoded by the coding sequence GTGAGGATAGCCCTGCTCGGCTGCGGGACGGTCGGCGAGGGCGTCGTGCGCCTGCTCAGGCGCAACGCCGCGATGCTCGCGCGCAAGCTCGGCGCGCCGCTGGAGCTGGCAGGCGTTGCCGATCGCAGTCTCAGGCCGATTCCCTCGCTTGGCCTCACCGCAAAACTGATTACGCGCGATCCGGCCGCCCTGGTCGTTCGTCCCGACATCGACATCGTGGTCGAGCTGTTCGGCGGAATCGAGCCCGCGCGCTCGCTGCTCTTGACCGCGCTTGCCGCGGGCAAGGACGTCGTCACCGCCAACAAGGCGCTGCTCGCCGAGCACGGCGAGCCGATCTTCGCCGCGGCCTCGCGGGCCGGGATGGCGGTCGGTTTCGAGGCGAGCGTCGGCGGCGGTGTGCCGATCATCCGCACGCTGCGCGAGGCGCTGGCCGGCGATCGCCAGCGCGCGGTCTATGGAATCGTCAATGGGACCTGCAATTCGATCCTGACCACGATGACCGAGCGCGGCACGGAATTCTCCGAGGCGCTGGCCGAAGCGCAGCGGATGGGCTTGGCCGAGGCCAATCCGGCGCTCGATATCGACGGCCATGACGCCGCGCACAAGCTTTGCCTGCTGGTCACCCTGGCCTTCGGCGCGCTGCTCAAACCCGCGCAGGTTTATACCGAGGGCATCAGCCGGGTCACCCAGGCCGATATCGCTTATGCGCGTGAACTCGGATACACGATAAAGCTGCTCGCGATCGCGCGCGACGACAACGGCGCGGTCGAGGCGCGTGTGCATCCCACGATGATTCCGACGCGCCACCTGCTGGCCAGCGTCGGCGGCGCGTTCAACGCGATCTATATTCACGGCGAGGCGCTCGGGCCGACGATGTACGTGGGGCTGGGGGCGGGGCAGATGCCAACCGCGACCGCGGTGATGGCCGACGTGCTGGAGATTGCGCGCGCGCGAATCGCGGGCGCCGGCGCGCGCGGCCACGCGCTGGGCTACCCGATGGGCGCGGTGACGCGCGCCCGTGTCAAGCCGATGGACGACGTGCTATGCGAGTACTATCTGCGCTTTCAGGCGCGCGATAAGCCCGGTGTGCTCGGCACCATCGCCTCGGTGCTCGGGCGCAACGGAATTTCGATCGCCTCGGTGATCCAGCAGGGCCGCAAGGTGGAAAGTACGGTGCCTGTAATCATGCGCACCCACGAGGCGCGCGAGCGCAACCTTAAGCGCGCGCTCGCCCGCATCGCCCGCCTCCACACGGTCAGCGGCGCGCCCGCCTTCATCCGGATCGAGGAGCGCCTGTAG
- the thrC gene encoding threonine synthase, with the protein MTRHKHSAPARPLGRLERWPGLIEHYRRFLPVDERTPVVTLNEGNTPLIDSPEIASRLGPDVKCYLKFEGANPTGSFKDRGMTVAMSKARGESARIAICASTGNTAASAAAYAGRAGMRAFVLIPKGAVALGKLSQSVMHGAGVIEIIGNFDICLKVVRDVAESDPVSIRLVNSVNPDRIAGQKTAAFEICDQLGDAPTHQFLPVGNAGNITAYWAGYKEYKAEGLVSRLPKMMGYQAEGAAPIVLGHAIDDPHTVATAIKIGNPASWKGAEAARDESGGVIDMVSDAEILAAYRLIASLGIFAEPASAASVAGALKYASSRGLPPGSVVVCTLTGHGLKDPDTALKNLSNTIVVEPDVNKVLKILQRG; encoded by the coding sequence ATGACGCGCCACAAACATAGCGCGCCCGCGCGCCCGTTAGGGCGCCTCGAACGATGGCCGGGGCTGATCGAGCATTACCGCCGTTTCCTGCCGGTCGACGAACGCACGCCGGTGGTCACGCTCAACGAGGGCAATACCCCGCTTATCGACAGCCCGGAGATCGCGAGCCGGCTCGGTCCCGACGTAAAGTGTTACTTGAAGTTTGAGGGTGCCAACCCGACCGGCTCGTTCAAGGACCGCGGGATGACCGTCGCGATGAGTAAAGCGCGCGGAGAGAGCGCACGCATCGCGATCTGCGCCTCGACCGGCAACACCGCGGCCTCGGCGGCGGCCTACGCCGGGCGCGCTGGCATGCGCGCGTTCGTGCTGATTCCCAAGGGCGCGGTCGCGCTGGGCAAGCTGTCGCAGAGTGTGATGCACGGCGCGGGTGTGATCGAGATCATCGGCAACTTCGACATCTGCCTGAAGGTCGTGCGCGACGTTGCCGAGAGCGATCCGGTCAGTATCCGGCTGGTCAACAGCGTCAACCCCGACCGGATCGCGGGCCAGAAGACCGCCGCCTTCGAGATCTGCGACCAGCTCGGCGACGCCCCGACGCATCAGTTCCTGCCGGTCGGCAACGCCGGCAATATCACCGCCTACTGGGCCGGCTACAAGGAGTACAAGGCCGAAGGGCTGGTGAGCCGGTTGCCGAAGATGATGGGCTATCAGGCCGAGGGCGCGGCGCCGATCGTGCTCGGGCATGCGATCGACGATCCGCATACGGTGGCGACCGCGATCAAGATCGGAAACCCCGCGAGTTGGAAGGGCGCTGAAGCCGCGCGTGACGAATCAGGCGGGGTGATCGACATGGTCAGCGACGCCGAGATTCTGGCCGCCTACCGGCTGATCGCGAGCCTCGGAATTTTCGCCGAGCCGGCGTCGGCGGCGTCGGTGGCGGGTGCGCTTAAGTACGCGTCGAGCCGCGGGTTGCCGCCGGGTTCGGTGGTCGTATGCACGCTCACCGGCCATGGCTTGAAGGACCCCGACACCGCGCTCAAGAATCTCAGCAATACGATTGTTGTCGAGCCAGACGTGAACAAAGTGCTCAAGATTCTTCAGCGCGGATGA